In the genome of Telluria mixta, the window ACGCGGTAAAAGCTGCCCATCTGCGCCGTGGCACCCGCCGGCGCGATACGCTCGATGACGTAGGCCGGCAGCCGCGCGGGCAACGCCCCGCGCCCGACAGGCAGCGCGGCGCCCGTGAAGCGCCCATACGGTACGAGCGCCGGATTCTCCGCATCCGCGAGGTCGAGCGTCTGCCACGCGGGCGGTGAGCGCGCACGGCACAGGCCCAGGTCGTCCGTGCCCTGCCCGCAGTCATCCGTGAACACGTGGCCACCGGCCGCACCGAAATGCGCAGCACGGCCCGGCGGCACGCCCGCCGCGCCGGCGATGTCGTGCTCGGCGTCGCGCAGGGCCGCCTCGGCCGCAGCCTGTGCCACGTCGCGGTCGCGTTCGTTGCGCGCGGACGCCAGCAGGACGAACGCCCCGCGCGTGATGGCCACGCCGATCACCATCGCCGCCACCATCAACGTCAGCGCACAGACGAGGGCCAGTCCGCGCTCGGATGCGGTCGGCTTCATGACGGCGGCGCCGGCAACGCGACGGTGAACGTGACCAGCCGCCGCTCGCGCCGCCGCTGGTCCGGCGTCATGCCGGCCTCGTCGAGCGAGCTGCCGGGATCGTCAGTGCCGGCCGCGGCCGCATACCCTGTACCCAACAGGTGGAAGCGCGCCCCGCCGGGCTCGATGCGCGTGGGGCGACTGCCGTGCAGCAGCAGGCCCACGCGTACGCCGACGACGCGCTTCCAGTGCGTCCGCCGGTTGAACTCGGCCGGAGGCAGGCCGGCCAACCCGGCGTCGAGGGCATCGATTGCCATCGCGTTCACATAGCGGTTGGCGACGCCGTCCGGCGGGTCGTCCGTGTCCACGCCGTACAGCACCTGGAAACCGTCCACGCCGCTCACTACGGCATCCGCGCTCCAGTGTGCAGCGCCGCGGTATTTGCAGCGCAGCTCGGCCTCGCCTTCGCCGTTGCGCGCCACGTAGAAGATGCTCCAGCCCTCCTCGCCCGCCGCGATCGGGAAGCCGGCGCAATCGACGGCGCCGCCGCTGTCGCCGGGAAAACGGACGGCCAGCACGTCGCTGCCGTTGACGGCCGCCGGCAGCGGATCGTCGATGCCGGCCGTGGCACGGGACAATGTGCGCGCATCCAGTCCCGCAAGGCGGGCGGGTGCACTGTCCGCGGCGGGATCGGCCACCATGTCGGTATCCACGGCGCCGGCATGGCGCACGGCACGGCCGATGAGATCGATGGCGAAGCGTCCGCCATCCTCCACCCCGGCCGACTCGATCTGGGCCGCGTACGCGCCGTTCGCGAGCACGAGCAGGCGTCCGGCCATCAGCACGATGCCGAGGCCGATGGCCAGCGCCACCATCAGCTCGACCAAGGTCATGCCGCGCTGCCGGATCAGCAGGCTCATGGCGCCGCTCCCGCCAGCGGCATCATCACCTTCGGCGCGCCGGTCTCGCTGTCGCCCTGGGCGCGCCAGCCGAGCTTGACGACAACCGGCGCCCCGTCTTCCGGATCACAGGTCCAGGGCAGCACGCCGGCGGCATCCGGCTCGCTCGCGTCGCGGCATACGCGGATGCGTCCGCCGGGAAAATTGGCGGCCACGGCGTCGGCCACTTCGAACACATCCAGGCGCGCCAGTTCGTCCGCGTCGCAGTCCGCGTCCGCATAGCACAGGGTGGGCGCGGCCAGTGCGCCGCTGCCTGCGTCGTAATCGAGGTGGAGATAGGGATTATCGGGCTGGGCCAGCGCACGGGGATTGGCGCGCATGCGCTCGGCCAGCGAGCGGGCCAGACGGGTGCCGTCGGACAGGCGTGCGGCGTCGCGCGCGGCGCGCACGGCCAGCGTCTGCAGCGCGGCCGCGCCGGCAATGCCGAGGGCGACGACGAACAGGGCGACAAGCACCTCGACCAACGTGAATCCGGCCGACACGCGCAATGGCGAACCCGACAGCGACCGCATCGACGACCTCCAGCGTTTCGATTGAAAGAGCTGAAAAGGTAACAGTCGAGCTTCGGCGAGCCGTGTGGCGACTCAACCGTGGAGATGGAACTAAAAACCGGGAAAGATGACGCGCTTATTTGCGCGGCTGGCCCACTTCGGCGATGG includes:
- a CDS encoding pilus assembly PilX family protein — translated: MKPTASERGLALVCALTLMVAAMVIGVAITRGAFVLLASARNERDRDVAQAAAEAALRDAEHDIAGAAGVPPGRAAHFGAAGGHVFTDDCGQGTDDLGLCRARSPPAWQTLDLADAENPALVPYGRFTGAALPVGRGALPARLPAYVIERIAPAGATAQMGSFYRVTAIGFGTRTSTRVVLQSLVRLPPPAEGAGGEHGHGNDGDEGHDDGNDDAHGRNSGNGSGDRPPARPPERRPPERRLPSGRIGWREIANWDELHAHAGP
- a CDS encoding PilW family protein produces the protein MSLLIRQRGMTLVELMVALAIGLGIVLMAGRLLVLANGAYAAQIESAGVEDGGRFAIDLIGRAVRHAGAVDTDMVADPAADSAPARLAGLDARTLSRATAGIDDPLPAAVNGSDVLAVRFPGDSGGAVDCAGFPIAAGEEGWSIFYVARNGEGEAELRCKYRGAAHWSADAVVSGVDGFQVLYGVDTDDPPDGVANRYVNAMAIDALDAGLAGLPPAEFNRRTHWKRVVGVRVGLLLHGSRPTRIEPGGARFHLLGTGYAAAAGTDDPGSSLDEAGMTPDQRRRERRLVTFTVALPAPPS
- the pilV gene encoding type IV pilus modification protein PilV, with translation MRSLSGSPLRVSAGFTLVEVLVALFVVALGIAGAAALQTLAVRAARDAARLSDGTRLARSLAERMRANPRALAQPDNPYLHLDYDAGSGALAAPTLCYADADCDADELARLDVFEVADAVAANFPGGRIRVCRDASEPDAAGVLPWTCDPEDGAPVVVKLGWRAQGDSETGAPKVMMPLAGAAP